Proteins encoded by one window of Culicoides brevitarsis isolate CSIRO-B50_1 chromosome 2, AGI_CSIRO_Cbre_v1, whole genome shotgun sequence:
- the LOC134830189 gene encoding DCN1-like protein 3, producing the protein MGNCSACLKPSEDQSSSMANTTNNYDENVTNQQQQGSVHNVGMQQTVAGNTVISVKNEQENYQLLSRPHHGESGVSKNEKIKSGSGKKGSIFSNGNNLQDVPLLGKDTQISDNALNKLFEEYKDESDDAILSEGIERLCINLGYKPDDFAILVLAWCLDAQQMCCFTKSEFIQGLQKLNASSLEEIKLRLQQKIEKLAIDPELFKQLYRFTFRFGLEPGHRTLSLDMAIILWRLVFTLHTPPILDRWLNFLEQNPTIRGLTRDTWNMFLNFAESCDISQYDADEAWPSLFDDFVDYEKDRLNQNVTKETTASVDS; encoded by the exons ATGGGAAACTGCTCCGCATGCTTGAAACCATCCGAGGACCAGAGTTCGTCAATGGCAAACACTACAAATAACTACGATGAAAATGTGACGAATCAACAGCAACAAGGTTCTGTGCATAATGTTGGAATGCAACAAACAGTAGCTGGAAATACTGTGATATCGGTGAAAAATGaacaag aaaattatcaattattatcAAGACCACATCACGGAGAGAGTGGGGtctctaaaaatgaaaagataaaaagtgGAAGTGGGAAAAAAGGATCGATTTTCTCAAATGGAAATAACTTGCAAGATGTGCCTTTATTAG GCAAAGATACTCAAATATCAGACAATGCATTGAATAAGTTATTTGAAGAGTACAAAGATGAAAGTGATGACGCTATTTTATCGGAAGGCATTGAACGCTTATGCATAAATTTGGGTTACAAACCTGATGACTTTGCAATTCTAGTGCTCGCGTGGTGTTTGGATGCCCAACAAATGTGTTGTTTCACAAAGTCTGAGTTCATTCAAGGTTTACAAAAGCTTAATGCATCTTCATTGGAGGAGATTAAACTCCGACTACAACAGAAAATTGAGAAACTGGCTATCGACCCGGAACTCTTCAAGCAACTTTATCGCTTTACGTTTCGTTTCGGTCTCGAGCCTGGTCATCGTACTTTATCACTTGATATGGCGATCATATTATGGCGTCTCGTTTTTACTTTACACACTCCTCCAATTTTAGACAGATGGCTGAACTTCTTGGAGCAAAATCCCACAATAAGAGGCCTCACACGTGACACCTGGAacatgtttttgaattttgcagAGTCTTGTGATATTTCGCAATATGACGCGGACGAAGCTTGGCCCAGCTTGTTTGATGACTTTGTTGACTACGAAAAAGATAGACTCAATCAAAATGTGACGAAAGAGACGACTGCAAGTGTTGACTCGTGA